From Gimesia panareensis, the proteins below share one genomic window:
- a CDS encoding sulfatase-like hydrolase/transferase produces the protein MKRFFRCSALLILCGFCFSTTVSALIAAEKAARPNIVLCMTDDQGWGETSFNGHPVIKTPHLDDMAASGLRLDRFYAAAPVCSPTRGSFLTGRHPNRFACFSWGHTLRPQEVTVAEAVKSVGYTTGHFGKWHLGSVQANSPVSPGNSGFDEWVSSPNFYENDPYMSHNGVVEQLKGESSRVTVDAALDFMKGAQKKEQPFLAVIWFGNPHLPHEAVDELKALYPDQDPAFQNYFGEITGVDRAMGHLRRQLRDLGLAENTLLWFTSDNGPRPPQFKKEGPRSQATGGLAGYKGNLWEGGIRVPSLIEWPAVIKKPETSDMPCGTIDIYPTVLALTGAKVSHQPTLDGESLLPLIEGHKMTRSKPMGFWTYPEKGHPKRSTDILLDLQKRQSPGKPNPPGPVPDADAASLNTKYSKEELPGSAALIDGDYKILKMENKKGTAKYTLYNLAKDPAEEHDLAKQDPQRFKNMKAALEGWQHSVVDSLNGKDYAD, from the coding sequence ATGAAACGCTTCTTCCGTTGTTCAGCTCTGCTCATTCTCTGTGGTTTCTGTTTCAGTACCACCGTTTCTGCATTAATCGCTGCTGAGAAAGCCGCGCGGCCGAATATTGTGCTCTGCATGACCGATGACCAGGGCTGGGGGGAGACTTCCTTCAACGGTCATCCCGTGATCAAGACCCCGCACCTGGATGACATGGCTGCCAGCGGGCTGCGACTGGACCGCTTTTACGCGGCGGCTCCCGTCTGTTCGCCCACCCGGGGCAGCTTTCTGACGGGACGCCACCCGAATCGTTTTGCCTGCTTCAGCTGGGGACATACCCTGCGACCGCAGGAAGTGACGGTGGCCGAGGCGGTCAAGTCGGTCGGCTACACGACGGGCCACTTCGGGAAATGGCATCTGGGCTCAGTACAGGCCAACAGCCCGGTTTCTCCCGGCAACAGCGGCTTTGATGAATGGGTCTCGAGTCCGAATTTCTATGAAAACGATCCCTATATGAGTCACAACGGCGTGGTCGAACAGCTCAAGGGAGAAAGTTCCCGCGTGACCGTGGATGCCGCCCTCGACTTTATGAAAGGGGCACAGAAAAAAGAGCAGCCCTTCCTGGCGGTGATCTGGTTTGGGAACCCGCACCTGCCCCACGAGGCGGTAGACGAATTGAAAGCCCTGTATCCCGATCAGGATCCGGCTTTCCAGAACTATTTTGGTGAGATCACCGGCGTCGACCGGGCGATGGGACACCTGCGGCGGCAGCTGCGCGATCTGGGGCTGGCGGAGAATACGCTGCTCTGGTTCACCAGCGATAATGGCCCGCGGCCTCCCCAGTTCAAAAAAGAGGGTCCCCGTTCGCAGGCGACCGGCGGACTGGCTGGCTATAAAGGGAACCTCTGGGAAGGGGGCATTCGCGTACCGTCCCTGATCGAGTGGCCTGCTGTGATTAAGAAACCGGAAACATCTGACATGCCCTGCGGCACCATCGATATCTATCCTACCGTGCTGGCATTGACGGGCGCCAAAGTTTCTCATCAGCCCACGCTGGATGGTGAGAGTCTGTTGCCCCTGATCGAGGGGCACAAGATGACCCGCAGCAAGCCGATGGGCTTCTGGACTTATCCTGAGAAGGGACATCCCAAACGCAGTACAGACATTCTGCTGGATCTGCAGAAGCGTCAGTCGCCCGGGAAACCCAATCCGCCCGGACCGGTTCCCGATGCCGACGCGGCCAGCCTGAATACGAAATATTCTAAAGAGGAGCTTCCCGGTTCCGCGGCCCTGATCGACGGTGACTACAAGATCCTGAAGATGGAAAACAAAAAAGGGACCGCCAAATATACGCTGTACAACCTCGCCAAAGATCCGGCAGAAGAACATGACCTGGCTAAACAGGATCCGCAGCGGTTCAAAAACATGAAAGCCGCTCTGGAAGGGTGGCAGCATTCCGTCGTCGACAGTCTGAATGGGAAGGACTATGCCGACTGA
- a CDS encoding ROK family protein yields MEPTKHQGPYFVGIDIGGTNVKVGIVDDAGQTLAFCKTTTEVPQGVEAGLKNIYQAIDDALDDCQLTMDEIKAIGIATPGTMDIPGGKLVDPPNLPTWKGFPIRQTVCDHYGGKRTVYQNDANAAAYGEYWIGGARDAHSLVFWTLGTGIGCGIIIDEMIIEGRHSHGGECGHIVIQMDDGRLCDSGQYGTLEAYAGGKSLVKRCQEQLDAGRESILNDKLQQGETLTPLLISEAGEQNDELAVELIMESARCLGVGTTNLMHTIDPDMVLFGGAVTFGGKGNAQGDRFMQRIREEVKQRAFQVPYDNTIIDYAELGADAGYIGVAGCARLACLKAEQN; encoded by the coding sequence ATGGAACCGACAAAACATCAAGGGCCCTATTTTGTCGGCATCGATATTGGTGGTACGAACGTTAAAGTCGGTATCGTGGATGATGCGGGACAGACACTGGCATTCTGCAAAACGACCACGGAAGTTCCCCAAGGTGTCGAAGCCGGCCTGAAAAACATCTACCAGGCCATCGACGATGCTCTGGACGACTGCCAGTTGACCATGGACGAGATTAAAGCCATCGGTATCGCCACTCCCGGCACGATGGACATCCCAGGGGGGAAACTGGTCGATCCGCCCAATCTTCCAACGTGGAAAGGCTTTCCGATCCGGCAGACGGTCTGTGATCATTACGGGGGCAAACGGACGGTCTATCAGAATGATGCCAACGCAGCCGCCTACGGCGAATACTGGATCGGCGGCGCCCGCGATGCTCACAGTCTGGTGTTCTGGACACTGGGCACGGGCATTGGATGTGGTATTATTATAGATGAAATGATTATTGAGGGACGTCATTCCCATGGAGGCGAATGCGGCCACATCGTCATCCAGATGGATGACGGACGGTTATGTGATTCAGGACAATATGGTACACTCGAAGCTTACGCGGGTGGCAAGTCACTGGTGAAGCGCTGCCAGGAGCAGCTCGACGCGGGTCGGGAGTCCATCCTGAATGACAAGCTGCAACAGGGTGAGACGCTCACGCCCCTGTTGATCTCAGAAGCGGGGGAGCAGAACGACGAACTGGCTGTCGAGCTGATTATGGAATCCGCCCGCTGCCTGGGAGTCGGCACCACGAACCTGATGCACACCATCGACCCGGACATGGTCCTGTTTGGTGGCGCGGTCACCTTTGGAGGCAAAGGTAATGCGCAGGGCGATCGTTTTATGCAGCGCATTCGAGAAGAGGTAAAGCAACGCGCGTTTCAGGTCCCTTACGATAATACGATCATCGACTATGCAGAACTCGGAGCAGACGCCGGTTATATCGGCGTCGCCGGCTGTGCGCGACTGGCCTGCCTCAAAGCAGAACAAAATTAG